GGTCAAAGAAAGTCAAAAGGTAAGTTAAGGTCAGATATGGTGATTGAGGGGGGATTATATGGCCAGTCTGGCAGATCGGATTGAGCGCTACTTGAAAGAGCGGCTGGCGGAAAGCGAACAGGGGATAATTGAAATCCAGAGGCATTGCTTGGCCGACACCTTTGCTTGCGTCCCCTCCCAAATCAACTATGTGTTGGCTACCCGTTTTAGCCCCAAGCAGGGCTATTTGGTGGAGAGCCGTCGCGGCGGCGGGGGTTACGTGCGCATAGTTAGAATTCCCTTGGAGGGGGAGCGGGAGCTACGGCAGCTTATCGACCAAAGCTTGGGTCGAATGGTTTCGCAACAGGCGGGAGAAGGACTAATTGAAAGGTTGTGGGAAGAAGGCTTTCTCAGCCAAAGGGAACGGCTGCTGATGCGAGCAGTTATCAGGGCCGAAAGTTTGCCCCTACCCTTGCCGGAGCGAGACCTGG
This genomic interval from Clostridia bacterium contains the following:
- a CDS encoding CtsR family transcriptional regulator translates to MASLADRIERYLKERLAESEQGIIEIQRHCLADTFACVPSQINYVLATRFSPKQGYLVESRRGGGGYVRIVRIPLEGERELRQLIDQSLGRMVSQQAGEGLIERLWEEGFLSQRERLLMRAVIRAESLPLPLPERDLVRASILRSMLLTLLREDF